agaagtatgtgccccagGCTTTGAGAGAGGCGCGTAAGGGTGAGTTGCTATATCTTTAGCTAAGAGAGTTGTCTGTGGAGGCCCATGTGACTCGCTATCTATATCTGGCCCGTTATTTAGCTCATTTGATTCCTATTGGGCCTGACATGATTAGGTGCTTTGTTGGTGCGCTCGTTGGTTCTCTTCAGATTCCTTATTTTTTGATAGAggctatgggggcttccttctAGTCCATCATTAAGCATGCTTCTTTAGTCGAAGCTGCTAAGGCCCGTACATTTGGAGAGGGTAGTGAAAAGAGGCGTGACAGATAGGGGgttatggtggttctagttTGAGAAGTGCCACCTAGTCTTCTGGACCATATCAGCCATATTTTAGCTGCCCTGTGCATTCAGCTTTACAGGCTTTCTCTAGTGAGCCACCAAGGTAGTGAGCTCCTAAGAGCTCATTTTCTCAACCAGTAGACAGGGTTGTTCCAGTCGGATCCTCATCAGCTTATCAGTATTCGCCCTCCGAGGGCTGTTTTGTGTGCGGAGAGTTGGGCCATATTGCTAGGAGGTGTCCCCGATCCAGGCAGGATTATCAGCCCCAGAGGACTCCAGCATCGTCAGGTGGTCGAAGAGGTACTTCTCAGAGAGGCGGCACTAAGGCAGGCCGCGGTGGTTCTCATGTTTCTAGAGGTGGATCTCAGGTTAATAGAGATGGGTCCCAGAGTTCGAGAGGTGGATCTCAATCTGGACATGATGGGGCCTAGTGTTACTCATTCCCAAGTAGACCGAGGCAGAGGCCTTAGATGTTGTTATGTTAATACGGTTTCTATCTGACATAGAGCAGCATAtgtattatttgatcctggattcACTTATTCATATGTGTCTGCATATCTTGTCAttgattggatttttttttttggtgatagCATAGTTATACCTATTCATTTGTCTACTCCGATTGGAGATTTCGTTATCGTTGATTGAGTTTATCAGTAgtgtttagttacttttataggGTTTGACacgggtagatttgatgattgttgatatggtagactttgatattatcttggctatgacctggctttctccttgTCATGCGATCTTAGACTGTCACACCAAGACAGTCACGTTAGCCATGCCGAGCATTCCTAGACTTAaatggaggggtactcctagcccCGTttcgaagaagatcatttctttttttcaggcgaagaaattagtcaacaaggggtgtttagcttatctaGCTCTTGTGAGTGAActactgttgcatctccaccctttgagtccattcctattgtgagcgagttgaAATTATTCTCGTCGAATCTTCCTGGTATGCCACCTGATCGCGATATTGActtctgtattgacttggatctGGGCACttgccctatttctattccgccatatcggatAGTACCTGCCAAGTTaggagagcttaaggagcagttgtaggatttattgagcaagggatACACTAGATCGAGTGTCTCCTCTTGGGATGCttttgtgttatttgtgaagaggAAAGATAGATCCATGAGGATATGCATTAATTATCACCAGCTGAACAGTGTTACTATTCAGaacaagtgtcctatgcctcgtagtgatgatttatttgactagcttcagggtgcttcagtgttttTGAATATTGACTTGTGTTCAGGCTATCACCACTTAAGGATCAGGCCCAAGGATATTTCGAAAACAGCCTTTTGGATGAGATATAGACATTATGATTTTTTTGAGATGTCATATGGGCTTACTAATACCCGGCTGCATTCATGACTTTTATGAAttgcatctttaggccattccttgattcctttgtgattgtgtttatcgatgatatatTGGTGTATTCTAAGAGTAGAGaagagcatgagagccatc
This portion of the Lycium ferocissimum isolate CSIRO_LF1 chromosome 1, AGI_CSIRO_Lferr_CH_V1, whole genome shotgun sequence genome encodes:
- the LOC132065973 gene encoding uncharacterized protein LOC132065973; translated protein: MVRTEATIARNQGPEPAAAADTRGPATARRCRRARGHGAAPANGRAHAVDRVVPVGSSSAYQYSPSEGCFVCGELGHIARRCPRSRQDYQPQRTPASSGGRRGTSQRGGTKAGRGGSHVSRGGSQVNRDGSQSSRGGSQSGHDGA